A genome region from Dolichospermum compactum NIES-806 includes the following:
- a CDS encoding DUF7149 domain-containing protein, translating to MIDNKIKPRQALSKTFLRIKPIRNEFEIFKRNLITLLNQIDENEREEFHKNILTDFLKNTYYGADYLINIKASNDLVIYNGKDTKSNVGVILEAKKVNNNEMLKVNNLNTKALQQLVLYFLRERITNKNPEIKYLIATNIHEWFIFDATLFDNLFAQNKQLVKQFTDFEEKRLSNSRTDFFYNEIAQPAIDKIQNELIFTHFDIRDYEQYLINQNPENDQKLIPLFKLFSPQHLLKLPTINDSNSLNRNFYSELLHILGLTEIKEGSKKLIQRKSINEREQGSLIENTITRLQELRKIDRLENLEQFGENTEERLFNVSLELAITWINRILFLKLLESQLINYHQGDKSLGFLNIAKIQDFGNLNRLFFGVLSRKPDERDEHIKNIVANIPYLNSSLFEVSEIEHKTIVISNLINDEKLSIFNKTVLKDNGNTRTGKLKALEYIFAFLDAYDFSSEGAEEIQEENKTLINASVLGLIFEKINGYQDGSFFTPGFITMYMCRETIRRAVLQKFREIKGWNCANIDELYDKITDKKEANQIINSLKICDPAVGSGHFLVSALNEIITIKSDLKVLLDRQGKTLRDYDVKIENDELNITDDDGNFFKYNPKNSESRRIQETLFHEKQTIIENCLFGVDINPNSVNICRLRLWIELLKNAYYKTSSLTPLLPGEGNIGELETLPNIDINIKTGNSLISRFPLNWDLRTILKKSNWNIESYRNAITTYHNTDNKDKKQEIERLINDIKSKIRTEISSNDPNIEKRNQKVAELRHLRDQKSLFAESKAEAKSRQKKQEELEQQINQLNSEIEDKKSGKLYQNAFEWRFEFPEVLNDEGDFIGFDVVIGNPPYFSLSKIKEKNQTAYFENNYQTYTRGSDIYCLFYEKGSCLLRKAGFLTYITSNSWLKTIYGDLLKKYLIENLQPQTLLNIEDMQIFEEATVESNIFILKKDKVNEFFDVASLTNNYLIGSSLEEYFDKNYFQFTIPNTSEWIIGNEETVSLKQKIEQSSKLLKEFDININRGLLTGLNAAFIINEETKHQLIAESSNSAEIIQPILRGRDLKKYSYEFSGFYLINTHNGVAKNNIERIKVKENYPSIYNYLISFLPQIEQRQDQGKDWTNLRNCAYLDDFNKPKIVWGEISDKPKFAFDDSSYYAEATTFLMTGEKLKYLLAILNSKLSEWYFNQISTTTGMGTNRWKKYKIEMLPIKETTETEELLLEKMVNQILTAKKLDPKADTTTLETEIDQLVYQLYELTTEEIKIIEG from the coding sequence ATGATTGACAATAAAATTAAACCTAGACAAGCATTAAGCAAAACATTTCTGAGAATTAAACCAATTAGAAATGAGTTTGAGATATTTAAAAGGAATCTGATTACACTACTTAATCAAATTGATGAAAACGAAAGAGAGGAATTTCATAAAAATATTCTTACTGATTTTTTGAAAAATACCTATTATGGTGCTGATTACTTAATAAATATTAAAGCCAGTAATGACTTAGTAATTTATAATGGAAAAGATACTAAAAGCAATGTTGGTGTGATTTTAGAGGCTAAAAAGGTAAATAACAATGAAATGCTCAAGGTTAATAATTTAAATACTAAAGCATTACAACAATTAGTTTTATACTTTTTACGAGAACGGATTACAAATAAAAATCCAGAAATTAAATATTTAATTGCTACTAATATTCATGAATGGTTCATTTTTGATGCAACACTTTTTGACAATTTGTTTGCTCAGAATAAACAATTAGTCAAGCAATTTACTGATTTTGAAGAAAAACGTCTATCTAATTCTCGCACGGATTTCTTTTATAACGAAATTGCTCAACCTGCAATAGATAAAATTCAAAATGAACTAATTTTCACACATTTTGATATTAGAGATTATGAACAGTATTTAATTAATCAAAATCCTGAAAATGATCAAAAACTGATTCCTTTATTTAAGCTGTTTTCACCACAACATTTATTAAAGTTACCTACTATTAATGATAGCAATAGTTTAAATAGAAACTTTTATAGTGAATTACTACACATTCTTGGTTTAACGGAAATTAAAGAAGGTAGTAAAAAATTAATTCAGCGTAAATCAATTAATGAAAGGGAACAGGGTTCATTAATTGAAAATACTATTACTCGTTTGCAAGAATTACGCAAAATTGACAGATTAGAAAATTTAGAACAATTTGGAGAAAATACCGAAGAGAGACTTTTTAATGTTAGTTTAGAATTAGCTATTACTTGGATTAATCGCATTCTCTTTTTGAAACTTTTAGAATCCCAATTAATTAACTATCATCAAGGTGATAAATCTCTTGGATTTCTCAATATAGCAAAGATTCAAGATTTTGGTAATCTCAACCGTTTATTTTTTGGTGTTTTATCTCGTAAACCAGATGAAAGAGACGAACATATAAAAAATATTGTTGCTAATATTCCTTATTTGAATAGTTCTTTATTTGAAGTATCAGAAATCGAACATAAAACCATAGTTATTAGTAATTTAATCAATGATGAAAAACTTTCTATTTTTAACAAAACAGTTCTTAAAGATAATGGTAATACACGGACAGGGAAATTAAAAGCACTAGAATATATTTTTGCATTTCTTGATGCTTACGACTTTAGCAGTGAAGGTGCAGAGGAAATTCAAGAAGAAAATAAAACTTTAATTAATGCTTCTGTTTTAGGTTTAATTTTTGAGAAAATTAACGGTTATCAAGATGGTTCTTTCTTCACTCCTGGCTTTATTACTATGTATATGTGTCGGGAAACTATTCGCAGAGCAGTTTTACAAAAATTCAGGGAAATTAAAGGTTGGAACTGTGCAAATATTGACGAATTGTATGATAAAATAACAGATAAAAAAGAAGCTAATCAGATTATCAATAGTTTAAAAATTTGTGATCCAGCAGTAGGTTCTGGACATTTTTTGGTTTCAGCTTTAAATGAAATTATTACTATTAAAAGTGACTTGAAGGTTTTACTTGATAGACAAGGAAAAACTTTAAGAGATTATGATGTAAAAATTGAAAATGATGAGTTAAATATTACAGATGACGATGGTAATTTTTTCAAATATAATCCTAAAAATTCAGAAAGTAGACGCATACAAGAAACACTTTTTCATGAAAAACAGACAATTATTGAAAACTGTTTATTTGGTGTAGATATAAATCCTAATTCAGTTAATATTTGTCGGTTACGTTTATGGATTGAGCTTTTAAAGAATGCTTATTATAAGACATCATCCCTAACTCCTCTCCTACCAGGAGAGGGGAATATAGGAGAATTGGAAACTTTACCAAATATTGATATTAATATTAAAACTGGTAATTCTTTAATCAGTCGTTTTCCTTTAAATTGGGATTTACGGACAATTTTGAAAAAAAGCAATTGGAATATTGAAAGTTATAGAAATGCTATAACAACCTATCATAATACTGATAACAAGGATAAAAAACAGGAAATAGAGAGGTTAATTAATGATATTAAAAGTAAAATACGTACAGAAATTAGTAGCAATGATCCGAATATAGAAAAGCGAAATCAAAAAGTTGCAGAACTTCGTCATTTACGAGATCAGAAGTCATTATTTGCAGAAAGTAAAGCAGAAGCAAAAAGTCGTCAAAAAAAGCAAGAAGAGTTAGAACAGCAAATTAATCAACTTAATAGTGAAATTGAGGATAAAAAAAGTGGTAAATTGTATCAAAATGCTTTTGAATGGCGGTTTGAATTTCCTGAAGTTTTGAATGATGAAGGTGATTTTATCGGTTTTGATGTCGTAATTGGCAATCCTCCTTATTTTTCACTATCTAAAATTAAAGAAAAAAATCAAACTGCTTATTTTGAAAATAATTATCAAACTTATACAAGGGGTTCAGATATTTATTGCTTGTTTTACGAAAAAGGAAGTTGTTTGTTAAGAAAAGCAGGATTTTTAACTTACATTACTTCTAATTCTTGGTTAAAAACTATTTATGGTGATTTACTGAAAAAATATTTAATTGAAAATCTCCAACCTCAAACTTTATTAAATATTGAAGATATGCAAATTTTTGAGGAAGCAACTGTAGAATCAAATATTTTCATCTTGAAAAAAGATAAAGTTAATGAATTTTTTGATGTTGCTAGTTTAACGAATAATTATCTGATTGGTTCTTCATTAGAAGAGTATTTTGATAAAAACTATTTTCAATTTACAATACCTAATACATCAGAATGGATTATAGGTAATGAAGAAACCGTAAGTTTGAAACAAAAAATAGAGCAATCCTCTAAACTTTTAAAAGAATTTGATATTAATATTAATAGAGGTTTGCTTACTGGACTAAATGCAGCTTTTATTATCAATGAGGAAACTAAACATCAATTAATTGCTGAAAGTTCTAATTCTGCTGAAATAATTCAGCCAATTTTAAGAGGTAGAGACTTAAAAAAATATAGTTATGAATTTTCTGGATTTTATCTAATTAATACACATAATGGAGTGGCAAAAAATAACATCGAGAGAATAAAAGTTAAAGAAAATTACCCATCTATTTATAATTATTTAATTTCTTTTCTTCCTCAAATTGAACAAAGACAAGATCAGGGTAAAGATTGGACAAATTTAAGAAACTGTGCTTATTTAGATGATTTTAATAAACCTAAAATTGTTTGGGGTGAAATTTCTGATAAACCTAAATTTGCTTTTGATGACTCTAGCTATTATGCTGAAGCTACTACATTTTTAATGACTGGTGAAAAACTTAAATATTTGTTAGCAATTTTAAATTCAAAACTATCAGAATGGTATTTTAACCAGATTTCAACTACCACAGGAATGGGTACAAATAGATGGAAAAAGTATAAAATTGAAATGTTACCCATTAAAGAAACTACGGAAACTGAAGAATTGTTATTAGAAAAAATGGTTAATCAGATTCTCACCGCTAAAAAATTAGATCCAAAAGCAGATACAACCACATTAGAAACAGAAATAGATCAGTTAGTTTATCAACTTTACGAACTAACAACAGAAGAGATAAAAATTATAGAAGGATAA
- a CDS encoding SPFH domain-containing protein: MKSFPFSLGKSKQNKFVSVATSAIAALALAGGVNAANATPIKTLTAKEFTSVSIPSTQTQPVVTQSVTRPIPYQSMGIEPLIIIPAIIIGGCFLFGGLVVIGEREVGIVVKKFTLSGKGLPPGRLIALNGEAGLQADTLAPGWHWGYWPWQYAVKKESVIVVPQGQIALIVAADGASNPPERILGKIVECDNFQDARKFLTKGGEKGRQIAFITAGTYRINTALFKVITAANASKEGMRPEQLQIYEIAAEKVGIVTTLDGSPIAAGEIAGRAITGHNNFQNGQKFIDAGGQRGLQEQVLLSGSWNLNPWLVSIEQVPMTQIPIGYVGVVISFVGEEQEDVSGASFTHGNLVNQGHKGVWVEPLYPGKHPLNTKVMKVELVPTTNIVLNFTDRISGQHGYDTNLTALKLLSFDGFSFDLEIFQIIHIGASDAPKVISRLGSMQNVIDQVLRPIVGNYFRNSAQEYTILDFLIARSERQVEASEYVKSALRAYDVQAVDSLIGLITPPNELMHTLTDRKIAEEQRKTYEVQQMAETQRQMLVRETAIADIQQELVKSEQGVTIAELQANAQIQQATGEAEATKLKAIAEAEGIRATGNAKAETYRTGVQALGLQGYTAMQLMQIVGDRNVRIIPDIIVGGNNGSNNGLADGLLSMILLNQTNSKTHLESKIPTPPPLSNSVVPKAESTNHNS; the protein is encoded by the coding sequence ATGAAAAGCTTTCCGTTTTCTCTTGGTAAAAGTAAGCAAAATAAGTTTGTCAGCGTGGCTACATCTGCAATTGCAGCCTTAGCTTTAGCAGGTGGTGTTAATGCTGCTAATGCCACTCCCATAAAAACACTGACAGCAAAAGAATTTACTTCTGTTTCTATTCCCTCTACCCAAACTCAACCCGTAGTTACTCAATCAGTAACTCGTCCAATCCCCTATCAATCAATGGGAATTGAGCCTTTAATCATTATTCCTGCCATTATTATTGGTGGTTGTTTCTTATTTGGGGGACTGGTAGTTATCGGTGAACGGGAAGTGGGAATTGTGGTGAAAAAATTCACCCTTTCCGGTAAAGGATTACCTCCTGGTAGATTAATAGCCCTCAATGGTGAAGCGGGTTTACAAGCCGATACCCTCGCCCCTGGTTGGCACTGGGGTTATTGGCCTTGGCAATATGCAGTGAAAAAAGAGTCGGTAATTGTTGTCCCCCAAGGTCAAATCGCTCTGATTGTCGCCGCTGATGGGGCTTCTAACCCTCCAGAACGGATTTTGGGCAAAATTGTCGAATGTGATAATTTTCAAGATGCTCGGAAATTCTTAACCAAAGGTGGGGAGAAAGGACGGCAAATTGCTTTTATCACCGCAGGTACTTACCGCATCAATACAGCGCTGTTTAAAGTGATTACAGCAGCAAATGCCAGTAAAGAGGGTATGCGTCCAGAACAGTTACAAATCTATGAAATAGCAGCGGAAAAAGTTGGTATTGTGACTACTTTGGATGGTTCACCAATTGCCGCAGGTGAAATTGCTGGGCGTGCTATTACCGGACATAATAATTTTCAGAATGGTCAAAAATTTATTGACGCTGGAGGACAACGGGGTTTACAAGAACAGGTGTTATTATCGGGTTCGTGGAATCTCAATCCTTGGTTGGTAAGTATTGAACAAGTACCGATGACTCAAATCCCTATCGGCTATGTGGGTGTGGTGATTTCTTTTGTTGGTGAAGAACAGGAAGATGTGAGCGGGGCATCTTTCACTCACGGAAATTTGGTTAATCAAGGACATAAGGGTGTTTGGGTTGAGCCTTTATATCCTGGGAAGCACCCGCTCAATACTAAAGTGATGAAAGTTGAGCTAGTGCCGACAACAAACATTGTCTTAAACTTTACTGATAGAATTAGCGGTCAGCATGGGTATGATACGAATTTAACGGCGCTGAAACTTCTGTCATTTGATGGTTTTAGCTTTGATTTGGAGATATTCCAAATTATTCACATTGGTGCGTCAGATGCTCCGAAAGTGATTTCCCGCTTGGGTTCGATGCAAAATGTCATTGATCAGGTTTTGCGTCCCATTGTGGGGAATTATTTCCGCAACTCGGCTCAAGAATATACTATCCTGGATTTCTTGATTGCCAGAAGTGAGCGTCAAGTTGAAGCCTCTGAATACGTTAAATCTGCCTTACGTGCTTATGATGTGCAAGCAGTGGATTCGTTGATTGGTTTGATTACGCCACCGAATGAATTAATGCACACGCTGACAGACCGGAAAATTGCTGAGGAACAACGCAAAACTTACGAAGTTCAGCAAATGGCAGAAACCCAACGACAAATGTTAGTCCGGGAAACAGCGATCGCAGATATTCAGCAAGAGTTGGTAAAATCGGAACAAGGTGTCACAATTGCCGAGTTGCAAGCTAACGCACAAATTCAGCAAGCAACAGGTGAAGCTGAAGCCACTAAACTTAAAGCCATAGCTGAAGCTGAAGGTATCCGGGCGACAGGTAACGCTAAGGCGGAAACCTACCGGACAGGTGTACAAGCTTTAGGTCTGCAAGGTTACACAGCAATGCAGTTAATGCAAATTGTGGGCGATCGCAATGTCCGCATTATTCCTGATATCATTGTTGGTGGTAATAATGGTAGTAATAATGGTTTAGCAGATGGTTTGTTATCTATGATTCTTTTGAATCAAACTAATAGCAAAACCCATCTAGAATCGAAAATCCCTACACCTCCACCGCTTTCTAATTCTGTAGTTCCTAAAGCTGAATCTACTAATCATAATAGTTAG
- a CDS encoding leucine-rich repeat domain-containing protein, translating to MINNNFFGRIVKNKGTELDLGDLQLTSPNLQKNIHKILEHPLKKLDIGENRLKILPTEIGQLVSLKILAVSNNQLRYLPSEIGELTNLETLDLSNNYLESLPPEIGRLKKLKNLYLKGNSLSLMPSEILRQGTKVILLYLEEQLQIQGVTNGLELTLDSYPGLNITRLRPCSDSTRKIDYV from the coding sequence ATGATCAACAATAATTTTTTTGGCAGAATTGTAAAAAATAAAGGAACTGAATTAGACCTTGGAGATTTACAGCTAACTAGTCCAAATCTTCAAAAAAATATTCATAAGATTTTAGAACATCCTCTAAAAAAACTAGATATTGGGGAAAATAGACTAAAAATATTACCTACTGAAATTGGGCAGTTGGTTAGCTTAAAAATATTAGCTGTTAGCAACAATCAACTTAGATATTTACCTAGTGAAATTGGAGAACTTACTAATTTAGAGACCTTAGACCTTAGCAATAATTACTTAGAGTCACTGCCACCTGAAATCGGCAGATTGAAAAAACTTAAAAATCTTTACTTAAAAGGTAATAGTCTGAGTTTAATGCCATCTGAGATTTTAAGACAAGGAACTAAAGTAATTTTGCTTTATTTAGAAGAGCAACTTCAGATACAAGGTGTAACTAATGGTTTAGAACTCACTCTGGATAGTTATCCCGGACTCAATATCACTCGTTTGCGTCCCTGTTCTGATTCTACAAGAAAAATTGATTACGTTTGA
- the fabG gene encoding 3-oxoacyl-[acyl-carrier-protein] reductase: MSSLKDQVAIVTGASRGIGRAIAIQLASQGAKVVVNYASSSTAADQVVAEITAAGGEAIALQADVSQENQVDTLIKTTLEKFQRVDILVNNAGITRDTLLLRMKLEEWQAVIDLNLTGVFLCTKAVSKIMLKQRSGRIINIASVAGQMGNPGQANYSAAKAGVIGFTKTVAKELSSRGITVNAVAPGFITTDMTSDIKADGILQYIPLGRFGKPEEIAGMVRFLASDPAAAYITGQVFNVDGGMVM; this comes from the coding sequence ATGAGTTCATTAAAAGATCAGGTTGCAATTGTCACAGGTGCATCACGGGGAATTGGCAGAGCGATCGCTATTCAACTAGCATCCCAAGGTGCAAAAGTAGTAGTTAACTACGCTAGTTCCAGCACAGCAGCAGATCAAGTAGTCGCAGAAATTACAGCAGCAGGAGGAGAAGCGATCGCTCTCCAAGCAGATGTTTCTCAAGAAAATCAAGTAGATACACTCATTAAAACCACCTTAGAGAAATTCCAGCGCGTGGATATCTTAGTCAACAATGCAGGAATTACCCGTGACACCCTCCTATTAAGAATGAAATTAGAAGAATGGCAAGCAGTCATAGACCTTAACTTGACTGGTGTATTTCTATGTACAAAAGCCGTCAGTAAAATTATGCTCAAACAACGTTCTGGGCGGATTATTAACATTGCTTCCGTCGCGGGACAAATGGGCAACCCAGGACAAGCCAACTACAGTGCCGCCAAAGCCGGAGTAATTGGCTTTACCAAAACGGTAGCTAAAGAACTCTCTTCTCGTGGGATTACTGTAAATGCGGTTGCCCCTGGGTTTATTACCACTGACATGACTAGCGATATCAAAGCTGATGGTATCCTGCAATATATCCCCCTGGGGCGGTTTGGTAAACCAGAAGAAATTGCCGGCATGGTGCGCTTTTTAGCATCAGATCCCGCCGCAGCGTACATCACAGGACAAGTATTTAACGTTGATGGTGGTATGGTGATGTAA
- a CDS encoding MraY family glycosyltransferase, whose amino-acid sequence MNLANSLKSLGIADPSGSGWLAVLFTFLLALIVTWRLIPTIRKFALEVGWADQPNARRLNQEPLPNAGGLAIYAGVIAALVLASLLRPIELQGVLAQVLTILLGGSILVLVGFIDDQFGLPPSVRLWAQVTTALLLVGNGISIQVAFGTPIDSLLSMALTVLWVVGITNAVNLMDGMDGLAGGISFITAISLLGVSAQFDNRAAATLVLAALGGAALGFLRHNFHPSHIIMGDAGAYFFGYVLAATSILGKLQLNTIYALIPTVLFLLLPVIDTTQVFVRRLMAGKNPLSTPGKDHIHHRLLAWGLSQRNAAFILWSITLGCNLLAMKVQGMSLPVMLATAAGIILLLGFTVWQRIIREQGTGNRE is encoded by the coding sequence ATGAACTTAGCCAACTCCCTTAAATCCCTTGGCATTGCTGACCCTAGCGGCTCCGGCTGGTTAGCTGTATTATTTACGTTTCTATTAGCTTTAATTGTTACCTGGCGTTTAATTCCCACAATTCGGAAATTTGCCTTAGAGGTAGGTTGGGCAGATCAACCCAACGCTCGACGACTGAATCAAGAACCTTTACCTAATGCGGGAGGTTTGGCAATCTACGCGGGGGTAATTGCGGCTTTGGTCTTAGCTAGTCTCTTGCGGCCGATTGAACTGCAAGGCGTTTTAGCTCAGGTTTTAACGATTCTCCTCGGTGGTTCAATTTTAGTTCTCGTCGGCTTTATTGATGACCAATTTGGCTTACCCCCGTCCGTGCGGTTATGGGCGCAGGTAACAACAGCACTTTTGTTGGTTGGTAACGGAATTAGCATCCAAGTTGCCTTTGGTACACCCATTGATTCCCTCTTGTCTATGGCCTTAACAGTGCTGTGGGTGGTGGGGATTACTAATGCTGTTAACCTCATGGATGGGATGGATGGTTTGGCTGGTGGGATTAGCTTTATCACTGCTATCAGTTTGTTAGGAGTTTCTGCCCAGTTTGATAATCGCGCAGCTGCTACTCTAGTTTTAGCAGCTTTGGGAGGGGCAGCACTGGGCTTTTTACGCCATAATTTTCACCCCTCACACATCATTATGGGTGATGCTGGAGCATACTTTTTTGGCTATGTGTTAGCAGCAACCAGCATTTTAGGTAAACTCCAACTAAATACAATCTATGCCCTGATACCGACAGTTTTATTTCTGCTCTTGCCAGTTATTGACACTACTCAAGTATTTGTGCGCCGGCTCATGGCAGGAAAAAACCCTCTGAGTACACCAGGTAAAGACCACATCCATCATCGTTTGTTGGCTTGGGGACTATCCCAACGCAATGCAGCTTTTATCCTCTGGTCAATTACTTTAGGTTGTAATTTGCTGGCGATGAAAGTTCAGGGTATGAGTTTACCAGTAATGCTGGCTACTGCTGCCGGTATTATTTTGCTGTTAGGCTTTACCGTTTGGCAAAGAATAATCCGTGAACAGGGAACAGGGAACAGGGAATAG
- the groL gene encoding chaperonin GroEL (60 kDa chaperone family; promotes refolding of misfolded polypeptides especially under stressful conditions; forms two stacked rings of heptamers to form a barrel-shaped 14mer; ends can be capped by GroES; misfolded proteins enter the barrel where they are refolded when GroES binds), with amino-acid sequence MTKIIAFKEESRRALERGINALADAVKITLGPRGRNVLLEKKFGIPQIVNDGITVAKEIELEDPLENTGARLIQEVASKTKDIAGDGTTTATVLAQALINEGLKNVAAGTNPISLKRGIDKTVEALVKEIANIAKPVEGSAISQVATVSAGNDGEVGQMIALAMEKVTKDGVITVEESKSFTTELEVVEGMQVDRGYISPYFITNNERMTVEFENARILITDKKISSIQDLVPILEKVARSGQPLLIIAEDVDGDALATLVVNKARGVLAIAAIKAPGFGERRKAMLEDIAILTDGQMISEDIGLSLDTATLEMLGTAEKINIDKENTTIVAGNAAKPEIQIRIEQIRKQLAATDSDYDTEKLQERIAKLAGGIAVIKVGAATETELKDRTLRIEDALNATKAAVEEGIVPGGGATLIYLSTKIEAIKNSLTPEERIGADILKKALEAPLRQIAENAGAEGSVIVARVRETDLNIGYNAATGVFEDLIAAGIIDPAKVVRSALQNASSIAGMVLTTEAIIAEKPEKQSAGAPDGGMGGMGGMGGMGGMGGMGGMGGMGGMGGMGMF; translated from the coding sequence ATGACTAAGATTATTGCATTTAAGGAAGAATCACGACGTGCATTAGAGAGGGGTATTAACGCTCTGGCAGATGCAGTGAAAATCACTTTAGGACCAAGAGGTCGTAACGTCCTATTAGAGAAAAAATTTGGTATTCCCCAAATTGTTAACGATGGTATCACTGTTGCTAAAGAAATTGAATTAGAAGATCCTCTAGAAAATACTGGTGCTAGACTAATTCAGGAAGTAGCATCAAAAACTAAGGATATAGCTGGCGATGGGACTACCACTGCCACAGTTCTAGCACAAGCCTTGATTAATGAAGGTTTGAAGAATGTAGCTGCGGGGACAAATCCTATTAGTTTAAAACGGGGTATTGATAAAACCGTTGAGGCGCTGGTAAAAGAAATTGCCAATATCGCTAAACCCGTAGAAGGAAGTGCCATTTCCCAAGTTGCCACAGTTTCCGCTGGTAATGATGGGGAAGTTGGACAAATGATCGCGCTGGCGATGGAGAAAGTGACCAAAGACGGTGTGATTACCGTTGAAGAATCTAAATCCTTCACCACTGAACTAGAAGTAGTAGAAGGAATGCAGGTTGATAGAGGTTATATTTCTCCCTACTTCATCACCAACAACGAACGGATGACAGTGGAGTTTGAAAATGCTCGCATCCTGATTACCGATAAAAAAATCAGCAGCATTCAAGATTTAGTCCCCATTTTGGAAAAAGTTGCCCGTTCCGGTCAACCTTTATTGATTATTGCCGAAGATGTAGACGGTGATGCTTTAGCAACCTTGGTTGTGAATAAAGCGCGTGGTGTATTAGCGATCGCCGCAATTAAAGCTCCTGGTTTTGGCGAACGTCGCAAAGCTATGTTAGAAGACATTGCCATTCTCACCGATGGACAAATGATTTCTGAAGACATTGGCTTAAGCTTAGATACCGCCACTTTGGAAATGTTGGGAACAGCGGAAAAAATCAACATTGACAAGGAAAATACCACCATTGTCGCTGGTAATGCTGCTAAACCAGAAATCCAAATTCGGATTGAGCAAATTCGCAAACAATTAGCTGCAACTGATTCCGACTATGATACCGAAAAACTGCAAGAACGCATTGCTAAGTTAGCCGGTGGGATTGCCGTGATTAAAGTCGGTGCAGCCACAGAAACCGAACTCAAGGACAGAACCTTGCGGATTGAAGACGCACTCAACGCTACTAAAGCCGCAGTAGAAGAAGGTATTGTTCCCGGTGGTGGTGCAACCCTAATTTATTTATCTACCAAGATAGAAGCAATTAAAAATAGCCTCACCCCCGAAGAAAGAATTGGCGCTGATATTCTTAAAAAAGCTTTAGAAGCTCCCTTGCGGCAAATCGCAGAGAACGCTGGGGCAGAAGGTTCTGTGATTGTTGCCAGAGTGCGGGAAACTGATTTGAATATCGGTTATAACGCAGCTACAGGGGTATTTGAAGACTTAATTGCTGCTGGTATTATTGATCCCGCAAAAGTGGTTCGTTCCGCCTTACAAAACGCCTCTTCTATTGCCGGTATGGTTCTAACCACCGAAGCCATTATTGCCGAAAAACCTGAAAAACAATCCGCTGGGGCCCCTGATGGTGGTATGGGCGGTATGGGTGGCATGGGCGGTATGGGTGGTATGGGTGGTATGGGCGGTATGGGTGGCATGGGTGGCATGGGTGGCATGGGTATGTTCTAA
- a CDS encoding dienelactone hydrolase family protein, which yields MQILKRNIELKVDDSLMRVYVASPKPAGKYPGIVFYSDIYQLGDAIIRLINYLAGFGYVVAAPEIFHRIEPIGSVIEPNDLGRMRGNDDARRTLISEYDADTRAVIDFLKHESSVIADQIGTLGFCIGGHLAMRAAFESEIEACVACYPTGIPIGKLGKGVADTIHRFEEIKTEILLIFGTEDPHISEHDRHTIINALENAKIHHQFFAYEAEHTFMRDDGYRYDPVAATSAWSQIIAFLERKFRR from the coding sequence ATGCAAATCCTGAAACGCAATATTGAGTTAAAAGTTGATGATAGTTTAATGCGGGTTTATGTGGCATCTCCCAAACCAGCAGGTAAATATCCAGGAATTGTTTTTTACAGTGATATTTATCAATTAGGTGATGCCATAATTCGGTTAATTAATTATTTGGCTGGATTTGGTTATGTTGTCGCAGCGCCGGAAATTTTTCACCGCATTGAACCGATAGGTTCTGTTATTGAACCTAATGATCTTGGCAGAATGCGCGGTAATGATGATGCCCGACGGACATTAATTTCTGAATATGATGCTGATACTCGTGCGGTAATTGATTTTCTCAAACATGAAAGTTCAGTTATTGCTGATCAAATCGGAACATTGGGTTTTTGTATTGGTGGACATTTAGCTATGCGTGCTGCTTTTGAAAGTGAAATTGAAGCTTGTGTTGCTTGTTATCCTACAGGTATTCCTATTGGTAAATTAGGTAAAGGTGTGGCAGATACTATTCACAGATTTGAGGAAATTAAAACAGAAATATTGTTAATATTTGGAACTGAAGATCCACATATTTCTGAACATGATCGGCATACTATAATCAATGCTTTGGAAAACGCCAAAATCCATCATCAATTTTTCGCTTATGAAGCCGAACATACTTTTATGAGAGATGACGGTTATCGTTATGATCCTGTTGCTGCTACTTCCGCATGGTCACAAATTATTGCTTTTTTAGAACGGAAATTTAGAAGATAA